A DNA window from Paralichthys olivaceus isolate ysfri-2021 chromosome 11, ASM2471397v2, whole genome shotgun sequence contains the following coding sequences:
- the triap1 gene encoding TP53-regulated inhibitor of apoptosis 1, with the protein MNSVGEACTELKREYDQCFNRWFAEKFLKGDRGGDPCTDTFRKYQRCVQAAIKDKDIPVEGLDFMGPNKDKPES; encoded by the coding sequence ATGAACAGTGTCGGGGAGGCGTGCACGGAGCTGAAGCGCGAGTACGACCAGTGCTTCAACCGCTGGTTCGCGGAGAAGTTCCTGAAGGGGGACCGGGGGGGGGACCCGTGCACCGACACCTTCCGGAAGTACCAGCGCTGCGTGCAGGCGGCCATCAAGGACAAGGACATCCCGGTGGAGGGGCTGGACTTCATGGGCCCCAACAAGGACAAACCGGAGAGCTGA